Proteins encoded within one genomic window of Halomonas sp. YLGW01:
- a CDS encoding PTS fructose-like transporter subunit IIB, with amino-acid sequence MNVILITACPSGMATTFLAARRLEQAASRLGWTTTVEMHGELAPVEPASAEAIAAADLVVVAADTVPDPQRLKGKSLYQAPIAQALPDPAAFLERAQAEAATYTPSAEDAQTAVAGTNGKRIVAVTACPTGVAHTFMAAEALGEAGRGLGHEIRVETQGSVGAQDKLTEQEIAAADVVVLACDIEVDPTRFAGKRIYRTSTGNALKKPRQAIEAALADAQVESAGSVAGGGEATKSVKDKGVYKHLLTGVSFMLPMVVAGGLLIALSFVFGIEAFKEEGTLAAALMEIGGGTAFALMVPVLAGYIAYSIADRPGIAPGMIGGMLASSIGAGFIGGILAGFLAGYVAKAVAQYVKLPSSIESLKPILIIPLVASLITGLTMIYVVGEPVAALLSAMTNFLENMGSANAVLLGILLGAMMCFDMGGPINKAAYTFGVGLLASETYAPMAAVMAAGMVPAIGMGISSFVAKSKFSEPEREAGKASFVLGLCFISEGAIPFAAKDPLRVIPACMVGGAITGAISMLVGAKLMAPHGGVFVLLIPNAITPVFLYLAAIIIGSLVTGLGYALIKRGSQEVAVAANA; translated from the coding sequence ATGAATGTCATCCTGATTACTGCCTGCCCCAGCGGCATGGCCACTACCTTCCTCGCCGCACGGCGGCTCGAGCAGGCGGCCAGCCGGCTGGGCTGGACCACCACGGTCGAGATGCACGGTGAACTGGCACCGGTCGAACCGGCCTCCGCCGAGGCCATCGCCGCCGCTGATCTGGTGGTCGTGGCCGCCGATACGGTGCCGGATCCGCAACGGCTCAAGGGCAAGTCGCTCTACCAGGCCCCGATCGCCCAGGCGCTACCCGACCCCGCCGCCTTCCTCGAGCGGGCGCAGGCCGAGGCGGCGACCTATACGCCGTCGGCTGAAGACGCCCAGACGGCTGTGGCAGGGACTAACGGCAAGCGCATCGTCGCCGTGACCGCCTGCCCGACCGGGGTGGCGCACACCTTCATGGCCGCCGAGGCACTGGGCGAAGCCGGGCGCGGGCTGGGCCACGAGATTCGCGTCGAGACCCAGGGTTCGGTGGGGGCGCAGGACAAGCTGACCGAGCAAGAGATCGCCGCCGCCGACGTGGTGGTGCTGGCCTGCGACATCGAGGTCGACCCGACCCGCTTCGCCGGCAAGCGCATCTATCGCACCTCCACCGGCAACGCGCTGAAGAAGCCCCGCCAGGCGATCGAGGCGGCTCTCGCGGACGCCCAGGTGGAATCTGCCGGCAGTGTCGCCGGTGGCGGCGAGGCCACCAAGAGCGTCAAGGATAAGGGCGTCTACAAGCACCTGCTGACTGGGGTGTCCTTCATGCTGCCGATGGTGGTGGCGGGGGGCCTTCTGATCGCGCTGTCCTTCGTGTTCGGCATCGAGGCCTTCAAGGAGGAGGGCACGCTTGCCGCGGCACTGATGGAGATCGGCGGCGGTACCGCCTTTGCCCTGATGGTACCGGTGCTTGCTGGCTACATTGCCTATTCGATCGCCGACCGACCGGGCATCGCGCCGGGGATGATCGGTGGCATGCTGGCCTCCAGCATCGGGGCCGGCTTCATCGGCGGCATCCTCGCCGGCTTCCTGGCCGGTTACGTCGCCAAGGCGGTCGCACAGTACGTCAAGCTGCCCTCGAGCATCGAGTCGCTCAAGCCGATCCTGATCATTCCGCTGGTGGCGAGCCTGATCACCGGCCTGACCATGATCTACGTGGTCGGCGAGCCGGTCGCTGCCCTTTTGTCCGCGATGACCAACTTCCTGGAGAACATGGGCTCGGCCAACGCCGTGCTGCTCGGCATCCTGCTCGGGGCCATGATGTGTTTCGACATGGGCGGGCCGATCAACAAGGCGGCCTACACCTTCGGTGTCGGCCTGCTGGCCTCCGAGACCTATGCACCGATGGCCGCCGTCATGGCTGCGGGCATGGTGCCGGCGATCGGCATGGGTATCTCAAGCTTCGTCGCCAAGTCGAAGTTCTCCGAGCCCGAGCGGGAAGCCGGCAAGGCCTCCTTCGTGCTCGGCCTGTGCTTCATCAGTGAAGGGGCGATTCCCTTTGCCGCCAAGGACCCGCTGCGCGTGATACCCGCCTGCATGGTCGGCGGGGCGATCACCGGTGCCATCTCGATGCTGGTGGGTGCCAAGCTGATGGCCCCGCATGGTGGCGTCTTCGTGCTGTTGATCCCCAACGCCATCACGCCGGTGTTCCTGTACCTCGCGGCCATCATCATCGGCTCGCTGGTCACTGGCCTGGGCTACGCGCTGATCAAGCGCGGCAGCCAGGAAGTGGCGGTGGCCGCCAACGCCTGA
- the pfkB gene encoding 1-phosphofructokinase, whose product MARVLTISLNPALDLAIGLPALSLGEVNRTESTLLSAAGKGVNVARVLVSLGHEVVVSGFLGADNDAPFRRAFEDLGVEDAFLRVPGETRINAKLAEHNGRVTDVNGPGVAIDATAFTGFLDGLEALAADARRRPDAVVIAGSLPPGISADDQAALIARLKARGLPVWVDTSGPALASAIASAPSAVKPNELELAEWAGEALDNDARRLAAGLRLHQAGIQEALISAGADGVLWVSHRGAWHAKPPKMTVASTVGAGDTLLAGMLHGVLEGHAPDAALRFATALSAEAVRHVGVGNPHADDFPYLQQQTRVRRLNDVDAGGALA is encoded by the coding sequence ATGGCCAGGGTCCTGACGATCAGCCTCAACCCGGCGCTGGATCTGGCGATTGGACTGCCGGCGCTGAGCCTTGGCGAGGTCAACCGTACCGAGTCGACGCTCCTGAGTGCCGCCGGCAAGGGCGTCAACGTCGCCCGCGTGCTGGTGTCACTGGGTCATGAGGTCGTGGTCTCCGGATTTCTGGGGGCCGACAACGACGCCCCCTTCCGGCGCGCCTTCGAGGACCTGGGCGTCGAGGACGCCTTCCTGCGCGTGCCCGGGGAGACTCGCATCAATGCCAAGCTTGCCGAGCACAATGGCCGCGTCACCGACGTCAACGGCCCCGGCGTGGCCATCGATGCCACGGCCTTCACTGGCTTCCTCGACGGGCTCGAGGCGCTGGCCGCTGACGCTCGCCGTCGCCCCGATGCGGTGGTGATCGCCGGCAGTCTGCCGCCCGGCATCAGCGCCGACGACCAGGCCGCGCTGATCGCGCGTCTCAAGGCGCGCGGTCTGCCGGTATGGGTCGATACCAGCGGGCCGGCGCTGGCAAGCGCCATCGCCTCCGCGCCCAGTGCGGTCAAGCCCAATGAGCTGGAGCTGGCCGAGTGGGCCGGTGAGGCGCTGGATAACGACGCTCGCCGGCTGGCGGCTGGGCTGCGCCTGCATCAGGCCGGGATCCAGGAAGCACTGATCTCCGCCGGGGCCGACGGCGTGCTGTGGGTCAGCCACCGTGGGGCCTGGCATGCCAAGCCGCCGAAGATGACGGTCGCCAGTACCGTGGGTGCTGGCGACACCCTGCTCGCCGGTATGCTGCACGGCGTCCTCGAGGGCCATGCCCCCGATGCGGCGCTGCGTTTCGCGACGGCCTTGTCCGCCGAAGCCGTTCGCCATGTCGGCGTGGGTAACCCTCACGCCGATGACTTCCCTTACCTCCAACAACAGACCCGCGTGCGTCGCCTGAACGACGTAGACGCAGGGGGAGCGCTCGCATGA
- the ptsP gene encoding phosphoenolpyruvate--protein phosphotransferase, translating to MLTLGQDDILLDRQADDWRAALDQAASALAEAGLVAAAYRDGLHAREAQSSTFLGNAIAIPHGTPDSRTHVKRTGVRVLQFPDGIDWHDGNRVHVLVTIAAQNDEHLDILRQLTHVLDREGVAERLAAAGSRAEVAGLLSKAVVEARLDDETLCLNFPARDRLELALAGAARLRQAGCVGHDFVSDIAAQSPLSLGQGLWLATSASGVATPSMSLATPEAVIGQGDSAVSGVFCLAAQGDSHRGLLERLSALLERGEGHDLHQLSADNVLARLSGESASAQTARARVLNAHGLHARPAKQLIQVARRQSAAVRVRLADGGGEAVSAASLTKVIGLGARRGQQLVFSAEGEGAVQALEAMCEAMLGGLGEVVQPFEEGREHVASTPPEGAKPPEPLPADTPYQAVAASPGMAIAPLFVMRTPRFEYPERAADASEQKRRLDAAIREGTEQLEALVHSAQGGEVAEILSMHEEMLDDPELLQAAREGIQEGYSAEAAWWTAIETAARAQEMLADRLLAERAADLRDVGRRVLGILCDITLPTPPDHPYILVMDDVGPSDVARLDTSRVRGLLTARGGATAHSAILARALGIPAVVGAGERVLTLEDGVEMILDGERGRITPAPSTERRQRAELSLKEHQRLEREAWAARFDEGRTRDGHRVEVAANLGNTAHTADAVERGAEGVGLLRTEFIFMAHSEAPDLKTQIGEYQEALEALDGRPLVARTLDVGGDKPLPYWPVPQEDNPFLGLRGIRLALTQPEVLETQLRALLLAGVGRPLRIMLPMVKDIAEFRAAKAIFDRLLEEIPAEQRATDVQLGVMIEVPSCALLAPTLAAEVDFFSVGTNDLTQYTLAIDRGHPELSAQSDGLHPAVLRLIQMTVEAAHAHGKWVGVCGELASDAQAVPVLVGLGVDELSVSARQVPMVKARLREFDLADAKAQAELALAQATSDDVRNALEVR from the coding sequence ATGTTGACACTCGGACAGGACGATATCCTGCTCGACCGCCAGGCCGACGACTGGCGCGCGGCTCTCGATCAAGCGGCTTCGGCGCTGGCCGAGGCCGGCCTGGTGGCGGCTGCCTATCGCGATGGCCTGCATGCCCGCGAGGCGCAATCATCCACCTTCCTTGGCAATGCCATCGCCATTCCCCATGGCACGCCGGATAGCCGCACCCACGTCAAGCGCACCGGCGTGCGCGTGCTGCAGTTCCCCGATGGCATCGACTGGCATGACGGCAACCGGGTGCATGTGCTGGTGACCATCGCCGCTCAGAACGATGAGCACCTGGATATCCTGCGCCAGCTGACGCATGTGCTGGACCGCGAGGGTGTGGCCGAGCGGCTGGCCGCGGCCGGCTCCCGCGCCGAGGTAGCCGGGCTCTTGTCCAAGGCGGTCGTCGAGGCGCGCCTCGACGATGAGACCCTGTGTCTCAACTTTCCCGCTCGGGACCGGCTCGAGCTGGCCCTGGCCGGTGCCGCCCGGCTGCGCCAGGCGGGCTGTGTCGGTCACGACTTCGTTTCCGACATCGCCGCCCAATCGCCGCTGTCGCTTGGCCAGGGCCTGTGGCTCGCGACCAGTGCCAGCGGCGTGGCGACCCCGTCGATGTCGCTGGCGACGCCCGAGGCCGTGATCGGGCAGGGTGACAGCGCCGTGAGTGGTGTCTTCTGCCTGGCCGCTCAGGGCGATAGCCACCGGGGGCTGCTGGAACGTCTGTCGGCGCTGCTCGAGCGTGGCGAAGGCCATGATCTGCATCAGCTCTCCGCCGATAACGTGCTGGCGCGACTGTCCGGCGAGTCGGCCAGCGCCCAGACCGCCCGGGCCCGGGTGCTCAACGCCCACGGCCTGCACGCGCGTCCGGCCAAGCAACTGATTCAAGTGGCACGGCGTCAGAGCGCCGCGGTACGGGTGCGCTTGGCCGATGGCGGCGGCGAAGCCGTGTCCGCGGCCAGCCTGACCAAGGTCATCGGCCTCGGCGCTCGGCGCGGCCAGCAGCTGGTGTTCTCGGCGGAAGGCGAGGGCGCCGTTCAGGCCCTGGAGGCCATGTGCGAGGCCATGCTGGGCGGCCTGGGGGAAGTGGTGCAGCCCTTCGAAGAAGGCCGCGAGCACGTGGCCAGCACGCCTCCCGAGGGCGCCAAGCCGCCGGAGCCTCTGCCCGCGGATACGCCCTACCAGGCGGTTGCCGCCTCGCCGGGCATGGCCATTGCGCCGCTGTTCGTGATGCGCACCCCGCGCTTCGAGTACCCCGAGCGTGCCGCGGATGCCAGCGAGCAGAAGCGCCGCCTGGACGCGGCCATTCGTGAAGGCACCGAGCAGCTCGAAGCGCTGGTGCACAGCGCCCAGGGCGGCGAGGTCGCCGAGATCCTGTCGATGCACGAGGAAATGCTCGACGACCCGGAGCTGCTTCAGGCCGCCCGCGAAGGCATTCAGGAAGGCTATTCCGCCGAGGCCGCCTGGTGGACCGCCATCGAGACCGCCGCCCGGGCTCAGGAAATGCTCGCCGACCGCCTGCTCGCCGAACGCGCCGCCGACCTGCGTGACGTAGGCCGTCGCGTGCTGGGAATCCTGTGCGACATCACCCTGCCGACGCCGCCGGATCATCCCTACATCCTGGTGATGGACGACGTCGGACCCTCCGACGTCGCTCGCCTCGACACCAGCCGGGTACGAGGGCTGCTGACGGCACGTGGTGGCGCCACGGCTCACAGCGCGATCCTGGCCCGCGCCCTGGGTATCCCCGCCGTGGTGGGGGCAGGCGAGCGGGTACTGACACTGGAAGACGGCGTCGAGATGATCCTCGATGGCGAGCGCGGACGCATCACGCCGGCCCCGTCCACCGAGCGTCGCCAGCGGGCCGAGCTGAGCCTCAAGGAACATCAGCGCCTGGAACGTGAGGCCTGGGCCGCGCGCTTCGATGAAGGACGCACCCGCGACGGTCATCGCGTCGAGGTCGCCGCCAACCTGGGCAACACCGCTCACACCGCGGATGCCGTGGAGCGTGGCGCCGAGGGCGTGGGCCTGCTGCGCACCGAATTCATCTTTATGGCGCATTCCGAGGCGCCGGATCTCAAGACCCAGATCGGTGAATACCAGGAGGCCCTGGAGGCTCTCGACGGTCGCCCGCTGGTGGCCCGCACCCTGGATGTGGGCGGCGACAAGCCGCTGCCCTACTGGCCGGTGCCTCAGGAGGACAATCCCTTCCTCGGCCTGCGCGGCATCCGTCTGGCGCTGACTCAGCCCGAGGTGCTCGAGACTCAGCTGCGTGCCCTGCTGCTGGCGGGCGTTGGCCGCCCGCTGCGCATCATGCTGCCGATGGTCAAGGACATCGCCGAGTTCCGGGCCGCCAAGGCGATCTTCGATCGGCTGCTCGAGGAGATCCCCGCCGAGCAGCGTGCTACCGACGTCCAGCTCGGCGTGATGATCGAGGTGCCGTCCTGCGCGCTGTTGGCGCCGACTCTGGCCGCCGAAGTCGACTTCTTCTCGGTGGGGACCAACGACCTGACCCAGTACACCCTGGCCATCGACCGCGGCCACCCGGAGCTGTCTGCTCAGTCCGATGGCCTGCATCCGGCGGTGCTGCGCCTGATTCAGATGACCGTCGAGGCGGCCCATGCTCACGGCAAGTGGGTCGGGGTGTGCGGCGAGCTGGCCTCGGATGCCCAGGCGGTTCCGGTGCTGGTGGGGCTCGGTGTCGACGAGCTCTCGGTCAGCGCTCGCCAGGTGCCAATGGTCAAGGCGCGGCTGCGTGAATTCGATCTTGCCGATGCCAAGGCTCAGGCCGAACTGGCCCTGGCCCAGGCGACCAGCGATGACGTGAGAAACGCCCTGGAGGTGCGCTGA
- the cra gene encoding catabolite repressor/activator produces the protein MTLAEIARLAGVSRTTASYVINGKAKERRISQETVDRVMAVVEQHHYRIDAQAAALRRGASRTLGLIIPDLENASYARLAKRLEQGARQRGYQLLIAGSEDDPARERELARALRAQRCEVLIVASCLPMDDPFYTDLMAGGLPVIAVDRTLAPDRFVSVVSNNQSAAKALTRSVLAPGLKRIVWLDAVPQLSISTERLAGFHEALKGHDCQAVAHSGARYDRQEGARLMREVLKEQGMPDALVTASYTLLDGVLDELLESGGLPASLRLATFGDDRLLDFLPLPVNSLPQQHDRIAELTLNRALAAAHGDYRPGRVVVERSLRRRLPANA, from the coding sequence ATGACACTCGCAGAAATCGCCCGCCTGGCCGGCGTCTCGCGGACCACGGCGAGCTACGTCATCAACGGCAAGGCCAAGGAGCGGCGCATCAGCCAGGAGACCGTCGATCGGGTCATGGCGGTGGTCGAACAGCACCATTACCGGATCGATGCTCAGGCCGCAGCGCTGCGCCGGGGCGCCAGCCGCACCCTGGGCCTGATCATTCCCGACCTGGAGAATGCGAGCTACGCCCGGCTCGCCAAGCGCCTCGAACAAGGCGCGCGACAGCGAGGCTATCAGCTGTTGATCGCCGGCTCCGAGGATGATCCGGCGCGCGAACGCGAGCTGGCGAGGGCCCTGCGCGCGCAGCGTTGCGAGGTGCTGATCGTGGCCAGCTGCCTGCCAATGGACGACCCCTTCTACACCGACCTGATGGCCGGCGGACTGCCGGTGATCGCCGTCGACCGGACCCTGGCCCCGGACCGCTTCGTGAGCGTGGTCAGCAACAACCAGTCGGCGGCCAAGGCGCTGACGCGCTCGGTCCTCGCCCCCGGCCTCAAGCGTATCGTCTGGCTGGATGCCGTACCGCAGCTGTCGATCAGCACCGAGCGACTGGCGGGCTTCCACGAGGCGCTCAAGGGCCACGACTGCCAGGCGGTGGCCCACAGCGGGGCCCGCTATGACCGTCAGGAAGGGGCGCGGCTGATGCGCGAGGTGCTTAAGGAACAGGGCATGCCCGATGCGCTGGTCACGGCGTCCTACACCCTGCTCGACGGGGTGCTCGACGAATTGCTGGAGAGCGGTGGCCTGCCGGCGTCGCTGCGCCTGGCCACCTTCGGCGATGATCGGCTGCTGGACTTCCTGCCGCTGCCGGTCAACTCATTGCCCCAGCAGCATGACCGGATCGCCGAACTGACCCTGAATCGCGCTCTTGCCGCCGCCCATGGCGATTACCGCCCCGGTCGCGTGGTGGTGGAGCGATCCCTGCGCCGGCGCCTGCCAGCCAACGCTTGA
- a CDS encoding ATP-binding protein, whose amino-acid sequence MLRYPLRLKLGAASVLGFFVAAVVVASMIVWRQESLAESVGGDASWAAYKLDREAIQLRSRLDEAEDLASLRMPFELLYSRLNLLKRGEASLLFERIDDRNRLIPAIATQMDILDLQFGSLERLDADSRHALHSALAPLILLSERLVIATNAYLANEEQREREALQMLHGLLLALLGLMSLSMLMVTRFLFREARENDASRHAQGELRRRLEEAVQKAQAASRAKSEFLATVSHEIRTPLNGVIGMSEMLRERPLDASSRRYADIIHDSADKLLELINDILDFSRIESGRLELEQVDFAVPELIESAVRLFEPRAADKGITLTSRLDEGVPHRLHGDPGRLRQVILNLLSNAIKFTQRGEVSVRVRYSSQECLHVSISDTGPGIPDGQRPRLFEPFRQGDASTARRFGGSGLGLVICRRLVAAMSGEIDFSSRPGQGSRFWFEVPLPAAKTTEGAIEDVVLPPPPALPSGHRLLIVEDNVINQQVARTMLDRLGCRVEIASSGEEALGLIQGEPFALIFMDLQMPGMDGLEVTRQLRRRDDWCARVPIVAMTAGTFGDERARCLAAGMNDYLVKPLSGTQLREMLQHHLDRAAPDRSAAACDVAKPGQGDPSQDHWLAPEVLGELHEHLGAEGLHQLMDVYRRQVPKRRQALSTGIEAGRLEAVMQEAHLMKGEALSLGLLRVGEGAKALETAAREAREEVLASLLEALEASLAPSLAALDAWLEADPEPVAAPSGVRD is encoded by the coding sequence ATGCTGCGTTACCCGCTGAGATTGAAGCTCGGCGCCGCTTCGGTGCTGGGGTTCTTCGTTGCCGCGGTGGTGGTCGCCAGCATGATCGTCTGGCGTCAGGAGAGCCTTGCCGAAAGCGTCGGCGGGGATGCCTCCTGGGCGGCCTACAAGCTGGATCGCGAGGCCATCCAGTTGCGCAGCCGGCTAGACGAGGCCGAGGATCTGGCGTCGCTGCGCATGCCGTTCGAGTTGCTCTACAGCCGGCTCAACCTGTTGAAGCGTGGCGAGGCCAGCCTGTTGTTCGAGCGCATCGACGATCGCAACCGACTGATACCCGCCATTGCCACCCAGATGGATATCCTCGACCTGCAGTTCGGTAGTCTCGAGCGCCTGGATGCCGACTCGCGCCACGCGCTGCACTCGGCGCTGGCGCCTCTGATCCTGCTAAGCGAGCGGCTGGTCATTGCGACCAATGCCTACCTGGCCAACGAGGAGCAGCGGGAGCGCGAAGCGCTGCAGATGCTGCACGGGCTGCTGCTGGCCTTGCTGGGGTTGATGAGCCTGTCGATGCTGATGGTCACGCGCTTCCTGTTTCGGGAGGCCCGCGAGAATGACGCCTCGCGCCATGCGCAGGGGGAGCTGAGGCGTCGACTCGAGGAGGCGGTGCAGAAGGCGCAGGCCGCCAGCCGGGCCAAGTCGGAGTTTCTGGCCACCGTCAGTCACGAGATCCGAACTCCCCTCAATGGCGTGATCGGCATGAGCGAGATGCTGCGGGAGCGTCCCCTGGATGCCTCCTCGCGGCGCTATGCGGACATCATTCATGACAGCGCCGACAAGCTACTGGAGCTGATCAACGACATTCTCGATTTCTCGCGCATCGAGTCGGGGCGGCTCGAGCTCGAGCAGGTCGACTTTGCCGTGCCCGAGCTCATCGAGTCGGCGGTGCGCCTGTTTGAGCCCCGAGCGGCCGACAAGGGCATCACCCTGACGTCCCGGCTGGACGAGGGCGTCCCCCATCGGTTGCATGGCGACCCGGGCCGACTGCGCCAGGTGATCCTCAACCTGCTTTCCAATGCCATCAAGTTCACCCAGCGGGGCGAGGTCTCGGTGAGGGTGCGTTATTCCTCGCAGGAGTGCCTGCATGTCTCAATCAGCGATACGGGGCCCGGCATTCCCGATGGCCAGCGTCCGCGCCTGTTCGAGCCCTTCCGGCAGGGGGATGCCTCCACGGCGCGGCGCTTCGGTGGCAGTGGCCTGGGGCTGGTGATCTGTCGGCGCCTGGTGGCGGCCATGTCGGGAGAGATCGATTTCAGCAGTCGTCCGGGGCAGGGCAGCCGCTTCTGGTTCGAGGTTCCCCTGCCAGCCGCCAAGACCACGGAGGGCGCCATCGAAGACGTTGTGCTACCTCCTCCTCCCGCCTTGCCCTCCGGCCACCGGCTGCTGATTGTGGAAGACAACGTGATCAATCAGCAGGTGGCGCGCACCATGCTTGATCGTCTGGGCTGCCGGGTCGAGATCGCCTCGTCGGGTGAAGAGGCGCTCGGGTTGATCCAGGGCGAGCCCTTTGCCCTGATCTTCATGGATCTGCAGATGCCGGGGATGGATGGGTTGGAAGTGACGCGCCAGCTGCGACGGCGCGACGACTGGTGTGCCCGGGTGCCGATCGTGGCCATGACCGCTGGCACCTTCGGTGACGAGCGCGCACGTTGCCTGGCCGCCGGCATGAACGATTATCTGGTCAAGCCCCTCTCCGGCACGCAGCTCAGGGAGATGTTGCAACATCATCTCGATCGCGCGGCTCCGGATCGCAGCGCGGCCGCCTGCGATGTCGCCAAGCCCGGCCAGGGCGATCCGTCTCAGGATCACTGGCTGGCGCCGGAGGTGTTGGGGGAGCTGCATGAGCACCTCGGAGCAGAGGGCCTCCACCAGCTGATGGACGTCTATCGCCGGCAGGTGCCCAAGCGTCGACAGGCGCTGTCGACCGGGATCGAGGCGGGGCGGCTCGAGGCGGTGATGCAAGAGGCGCACTTGATGAAGGGGGAGGCGTTGAGCCTTGGCCTGCTGCGGGTGGGGGAGGGCGCCAAGGCGCTCGAAACGGCGGCGCGGGAAGCCCGGGAGGAGGTGCTGGCGAGCCTGCTTGAGGCGCTGGAGGCCAGTCTGGCCCCGTCTCTGGCGGCACTGGACGCCTGGCTCGAGGCTGATCCTGAGCCGGTGGCCGCCCCGTCAGGCGTGCGCGACTGA
- a CDS encoding molybdopterin-dependent oxidoreductase translates to MNPIAQSLIWWLLASLCVSPVHAEPSTLPAPEGPVLLEISGDIRYTNAGDEARFDREMLRALPEQVVETDTPWTDRSRRFSGPLMRDLLARVGARGDWLKVEALNNYSGEIPISDVEEYGVILAMSRDGEPLAVRDFGPLFVLYPFDEHSELNTETIRFRSVWQVAEIHVY, encoded by the coding sequence ATGAATCCGATCGCCCAATCTCTCATCTGGTGGCTGCTGGCAAGCCTGTGTGTTTCGCCCGTTCATGCGGAGCCATCGACCCTACCGGCCCCCGAGGGGCCGGTGCTGCTCGAGATCAGCGGCGATATCCGCTACACCAACGCCGGCGACGAGGCCCGCTTCGATCGCGAGATGTTGCGTGCGCTGCCTGAGCAAGTCGTGGAAACCGACACCCCCTGGACGGATCGGTCACGACGTTTCAGTGGACCTCTGATGCGCGATCTGCTGGCTCGGGTCGGGGCCCGGGGCGACTGGCTGAAGGTCGAGGCGCTGAACAACTATTCGGGGGAGATACCGATCAGCGATGTCGAGGAATACGGGGTCATCCTGGCCATGTCCCGGGACGGTGAGCCCCTGGCGGTTCGCGACTTCGGCCCACTGTTCGTGTTATACCCTTTCGATGAGCATTCCGAACTCAATACCGAGACCATCCGCTTCCGCAGTGTCTGGCAGGTCGCCGAGATACATGTCTATTGA
- a CDS encoding MOSC domain-containing protein has translation MPFSSPHLSSLYRYPLKSCAGEALEHALVGDEGLAGDRRFMLARPDGRFVTARTHPRLELMQVQTDDEVLVLRFPGQVALELARSAFDRAPFATEVWGDRFEALTTTREADAWCSDVLEEPVHLLCLDDRSPRYRPSIGQRVGFADGYPLLLIGEGSLDDLNARLGPSQDKPHRMAQFRPNLVVAGSAAFAEDGWRRLRIGEVELGVAEPCARCAMITVDPATGRFLPGKEPLKTLATYRRGDEGKVLFGQNLVVLKEGRLALGDEVEILA, from the coding sequence ATGCCCTTTTCCTCCCCGCACTTGTCCTCGTTATATCGCTACCCGCTCAAGTCCTGCGCGGGCGAGGCGCTTGAGCATGCCCTGGTCGGTGACGAAGGACTGGCGGGGGATCGGCGCTTCATGCTGGCGCGCCCCGATGGCCGTTTCGTCACCGCTCGCACCCATCCTCGGCTCGAGCTGATGCAGGTGCAGACCGATGATGAGGTCCTGGTGTTGCGCTTTCCCGGCCAGGTGGCGCTTGAGCTGGCCCGTTCGGCCTTCGACCGGGCGCCCTTCGCCACCGAGGTGTGGGGAGATCGCTTCGAGGCCCTGACCACCACCCGGGAAGCCGATGCCTGGTGCAGCGACGTGCTGGAGGAGCCCGTGCACCTGCTGTGCCTGGACGATCGCTCCCCCCGTTACCGGCCATCGATTGGGCAGCGGGTGGGCTTTGCCGATGGCTATCCGCTACTGTTGATCGGCGAAGGCTCCCTCGACGACCTCAACGCTCGCCTGGGGCCTTCACAGGACAAGCCCCACCGCATGGCCCAGTTTCGCCCCAACCTGGTAGTGGCGGGCAGTGCCGCCTTCGCCGAGGACGGCTGGCGGCGGTTGCGCATCGGGGAGGTGGAGCTGGGCGTGGCGGAGCCCTGCGCGCGTTGCGCGATGATCACCGTGGACCCGGCCACGGGGCGCTTCCTGCCTGGCAAGGAGCCGCTCAAGACGCTGGCCACCTATCGGCGCGGCGACGAGGGCAAGGTGCTGTTTGGCCAGAACCTGGTGGTGCTGAAGGAGGGGCGTCTGGCGCTGGGTGACGAGGTCGAGATCCTGGCGTGA